Proteins from one Hypanus sabinus isolate sHypSab1 chromosome X2, sHypSab1.hap1, whole genome shotgun sequence genomic window:
- the LOC132385301 gene encoding integumentary mucin C.1-like, whose translation MGNVTYLKTIILQSSSIMTTMNNEATTPKTTHASSIMTTMNNEATTPKTTHASSIMTTMNNEATTPKTTHGNNNTTSSMINNTTTQISTSAAKKSTPQNAAGMVIGFKPLYACTCMLLLLVTAPELLSQRVQNADLQ comes from the exons ATGGGCAATGTTACATATCTCAAGACAATAATTCTTCAAT CTTCCAGCATCATGACTACTATGAACAATGAAGCCACCACTCCAAAGACCACACATG CTTCCAGCATCATGACTACTATGAACAATGAAGCCACCACTCCAAAGACCACACATG CTTCCAGCATCATGACTACCATGAACAATGAAGCCACCACTCCAAAGACCACACATG GTAATAACAACACAACCTCTTCTATGATCAACAATACGACAACACAGATTTCCACCTCAGCTGCAAAGAAATCCACGcctcaaaatgctgcaggaatggTTATCGGATTTAAGCCACTGTATGCATGTACCTGTATGCTTCTGCTCCTTGTAACAGCCCCAGAGCTGCTGTCACAAAGGGTACAAAATGCTGACCTCCAGTAG